Genomic window (Gammaproteobacteria bacterium):
TCAGGAGCCAGTGTACGGGTTGGGCCCCGGTCACCATGGCAAAGCCGGCCGCCACGGCGCTGGTGATGAGGGTCAGCGTCAGCAGCAGGTAGGTGTTGCGTACGACCTTGTTGGTAACTTCCGTAGTCAGGATAGCCGGTGCGGCCGCCACTCGGGCGGTGTCTATGCGCTGCATTTTCATCAAGGGTTCTCCATGTGATCCCGAAAGGCGTAACGATAGCCGAATGGCCGGTGTTTGGCCAGTTTGGACAGCGCGGTACGGATAAGGTTTCCGGGCTGTTTTTGGTTTCTGCCTTGCGGTATCCTTGCGCGTCGGTGACCTGATTGGAGAGGTGGCTGAGTGGTCGAAAGCGGCGGTCTTGAAAACCGTTGACGGGCAACCGTCCGGGGGTTCGAATCCCTCCCTCTCCGCCATTCGGAGTGGTGGCGAAAGGGGGCTCATATCATCTGCAAGACCCGCGTGGATTGCCACGTCAATCGTTGTTGTGCCCGGTAACCTGGGGGGGCGACCTGCCGGAACGGGAATCACCGACTCCCACCGGGAATTCTGATAACAGTCGCTAATTAAAAGAGGACAGGAGAAAGCAGAAATGGCAGAATTGTTTTCCGAAGACTGGATGAAGAGCTTCATGAATGCGTGGAACGGCGATACCGAGCTGACCGGGGCGCTGGAAAAGATCTCGTTCAGTTCCGTCATTGCGTATGGCATGGATGACGAAGAGGAGCCCAGGGGCTATATCAAGGTGGAAAACGGTCGCGGTGTGGAAGCCGGTTCCTACTCCGGTGGAGCGGTGAACTGGGACCTTCGCGCCGGTCAGGGGCAGTGGGAGAAGTGGATCACCAAGCCACCTGGGATGGTGGCACTGGGCATGGCCTATACGTCACGTAAGCTGAAGTTCAAAGTCGGTGATTATACCGCCATGATCAAGGACCCCAGGATGGCGGGGCCCTTCATCAAGAGTTTTTCCGCAATGGCAAAGGCCGCCTGATTGTGGTTGACGCATGAAATCGGCGCCCGCGCGCGCAATGCGCCGGGCACCGAAGCCGCCCCTGAATCGCTGTTGGTAATTCAGATTGTGA
Coding sequences:
- a CDS encoding SCP-2 sterol transfer family protein, which encodes MAELFSEDWMKSFMNAWNGDTELTGALEKISFSSVIAYGMDDEEEPRGYIKVENGRGVEAGSYSGGAVNWDLRAGQGQWEKWITKPPGMVALGMAYTSRKLKFKVGDYTAMIKDPRMAGPFIKSFSAMAKAA